GCAGGAAGAAATGATTTCTGCCATTCCCGGACTGGAAAATGCAGAAATTGTTCAGCCAGGCTATGCGGTGGAATATGATTTCACCGACCCTCGCCAATTAACACCTTGGCTTGAAGTTGAAAAAATTTCAGGTCTTTATTGCGCCGGTCAAATTAACGGATCAACAGGTTATGAAGAAGCTGGGGCGCAAGGACTTGTTGCCGGATTGAATGCCGCAAGTAAAACTCAGGGAAAAGCCCCTATCCGTTTTGGGCGTGAAGAATCTTATATCGGTGTGATGCTGGACGATCTCACCTTGCAAGGAGTCAGCGAGCCTTACCGTATGCTCACCTCACGTGCAGAATACCGCCTTGCTCTGAGAGCTGATAATGCTGATTTACGCCTTACACCCAAAGGCATTAAAATTGGCTGTGTTGGATCAGAGCGTCAAACGGCATTTGAGGCCATCTCTCACGACATCGAAACCACTCTTGAACGTGCAAAAAAAGAACGTATCGCCCCACAAGATTTAAAAGATCATTCCCTTAAAATTCGAGACGATGGGCAGGGTCGAACCGTATTTGCGACAATTGCCAGTGCCCGAAAGGTTGAAACGCTTATTCCGCTCTGCCCCTGGCTTGCGGAACTTTCCCCACGGATACGTCAACATCTTGAAACAGAAGCCGTTTATGAAGGCTATTTAGAACGTCAAAAACGTGAGATTTCCCGTCTAAAAGAGGAATCCTCGATCCTTATTCCCGCACATTTTGATTATAAGCAAATCAATGGCCTCAGCAATGAAATGACAGAGCGCCTTGAAGCGGCACGTCCACGTGACTTTTCTGCGGCCTCCCGTATTCAAGGAATTACCCCTGCAGCACTTTTAGCCCTTCTCGCTTTTCTAAAAAAACGCTAAAAGATGCCCATGACCCAAACTTCCTCTTTGACTGAAACATGTGTTCCACGTGAAACAATACATGCTTTGCCTGATTTTGAACTTTCTATCGGAACCAAACAACGCTTAAAGCAGTTTGAAGAAATTACGCAGGAATGGAACAAGAAAATCAATCTTGTTTCCCATAAAGATGTCGAACATCTCTGGGAACGTCATATCAAAGATAGTTTGCGAATTGTTCCGCTTATTCCTAAAAACGTCGCTGTGAATGACCTTGGCTCTGGTGGCGGCTTCCCTGGTGTTATCATTGCCATTGCAAATGACAATCCGGTGACAATGATTGAATCTGACCAACGTAAATGTGCTTTTCTCCGGGAAGCCTCTCGCCTCTGCGGCGCAAAGACGAAAATTGTTCCTAGCCGTCTTGAAGAGGTCAAGGCACCGCCGGCCCCTGTTGTTACGGCAAGAGCCCTCGCCCCGCTCCCACGATTATTAGAGTGGGCAGCACCTTTTTTAGAGGAAGGCGGCACGTGTCTTTTCTTCAAGGGACGAAATGCGGCTGATGAAATTAAAAATTCTTATAAAGACTGGGATTTTCAGCTTGAAACCTTTCAAAAAAAAGGGGATGAAGGCGTTATTCTTAAAATCACCCATCTCCAGAGGAAAAACGGCTGAGAAAACAGCCCAACAACAAAGAAAAGATTATCGGCTGGAAAGCTGAACTAGAAAACGAAAAGGACAGAAACGTGCTTACAGATGGTTTTCCCGAAAATGCCCGCATCATTGCTATCGCCAACCAAAAAGGTGGCGTTGGAAAAACCACAACAGCTGTCAATCTTGCAGCCGCCTTGGGCAATAATATCAAAACCCTTTTGGTGGATCTTGATCCGCAAGGGAACGCCTCCACAGGCCTCGGAATTCCTTACGAAGCAAGAAATGAAGGGACTTATGCCGCTCTTGCTGGCGAAATTCCTGCCCAGCACCTGACCATGCCTACCTCTGTCTATAATCTCGATATTCTCCCGGCAAGCAATGATTTAGCCGGTACGGAAATGGCCTTGGCCAATGATGAATATCGTCTTACGCGCCTCAAAGATGCGCTGGAGCCTCTCCGGGAACATTATGGGGCGATTATTATTGATTGCCCCCCAAGTCTTGGACTTTTAACCGTCAATGCGTTAAACGCCTCTGATCGGGTGCTTGTTCCTTTACAATGTGAATTTTTTGCCCTTGAAGGCTTGGCACAACTTCTACACTCTATTGATCGCATCCAGCAAAGCATCAATCCTAGATTGGCTTTAGCCGGCATCCTTCTCACGATGTATGATCGAAGAAACCGCCTCTCAACAGAAGTTTTAGAAGAAACGAGAAGCAACTTCGGGAATCTCGTATTTCGCACCCTTGTCCCTCGAAATGTCCGTATTTCAGAGGCACAAAGTCATGGGACACCTGTCACGCTTCATGATTCATCAAGCACCGGCGCCGGTGCTTATCGCCGTCTTGCAGCAGAACTCATTGCCCGTGTAAAAGAGGATGATTTGCCATGAGCAAGAAAAAAAAGAACAATAATATTACAGATTTCAATGACGTTCCTGCAAAACATCTGCGTAAAATGACAAAAGCAAATCCAGCGGCTCTCTCGCATGCTCCAAATGCCAATCGCCCTGTTACCAGTGCGCCACCGTCCAGATTAGGACGTGGCCTTTCAATGCTCTTAGGCGATAACAGCGGAAACAAACATCATATCCCAGATATTGCTCTCGAAAAAATCATCCCCGGCCCCTTTCAGCCCCGAAAAATCATGGCAGAAGGTGAGCTCCAAAAACTTTCAGATTCCATTAAAGAAAATGGCGTTCTTCAGCCCGTTCTTGCCCGTCCACACCCGGAAAAAGCTGGTTTTTTTCAACTTATTGCCGGAGAAAGGCGTTTTAGAGCCTCGCAAAAAGCAGGCCTAAAAACCATTCCGGCGCATATCCGCCAAATGGGCGAAAAAGAAGCGCTTGCCGCTGCCTTGGTTGAAAATCTTCAAAGGTCCAATCTTAATCCAATTGAAGAGGCTGAGGGTTTAGAGCGGATGCGTGAAACCTGCAAAATGAGCCAAGCTCAAATTGCCCAAGCTGTTGGCAAATCGCGCTCCCGCATTGCGAATAATCTACGCCTTCTTTCATTACCGGAGGCTGTAAAACAGGCTCTGAGAGACGGAACGATTAGCCAAGGGCATGGTGTCGCCCTTCTCGGCTGTACACGCCCTGATGCAGCACTAAAACAAGTGCTTTCCTTACATTTAAATGTACGCCAAACAGAAGAGCTTGCCGCAAAAGGCAATTTCCCTTCAGAGACAAAAAAACTAGAAAACACCTCAATCCGACAAGCTGATCTGAAACAGCGTGCAGCGAAACTCGCCAATTCTCTTGAAAAAGGGCTCGGACTGGACAGGTTTGGTCTGAAAGCGAGCGTCCAGCTTAAACAAGAAGGCTCTAAAGGCGGCACGCTTAAACTTTCTTGGAAAAATCAAGAACAGCTCGATGCCCTTCTGAAACAACTCGGAAAATAGAGGTTTTCAGACCTTAGAATCTATTATGTTATATAGCCCACGCAAAGCTGCCAGATCGTAGCAGGCCCTTTACACGTAACAAATTCGAAACGATCTTAGAAAATTCGTTTTCAAGACCTCTTGTAAGCAGATTCCTGCACCCCATGTCGTGTAAGAAGACGGAAGGCATCTCGCCCGCCCCTTCTCGACATTGGAGAAAAACAATGGCAGCCGGCAAAAAACCAGAATCCTTTATTTCAAAAGCCCTAAAAAACAGCACAAAGTCCGACAAACCCAGTGCAACGCCAGACCTTGCCAAAGCAAAGAAAAAACAGGCCAACGCAAAAAATAAAGGGAAGACACCTCTCTTGAGAGATAGTGAGAAGCTTTTTGAAACAGCTCTGGATCGTTTGAAAAAATCAAAATTCAGAGCAAGCTTTCATCTCAGCAGAATTCTAAGAGAATATGCAGAAGAAAAAGGTCCTGCCCGCCTCCAAGAGCATGCGGCTGCTTTTATTCAAGAACGCCTTGCACCGGCCTTTATTCCCAATGATGGGAAACAAACACCCTTAAAAGGTCATCCCGTTTTTATTGCCCAGCATGCTTGTGCCTGCTGTTGTCGTGGCTGTCTCTATAAATGGTATCACATTCCTAAAAATAGAGAGCTTTCTGCAAAAGAACAGAAACAGATTATCGCCTTACTTCTCAAATGGATGAGGCAGGAAATGCAAAAAGATCTTCCCCCCTCTCTCAATCGACAAATAAAAGCTACGAAAAATAAGGCCAAATCTTCTCCTGAAAACCTGGACCTATTCAGATAATATTTTTTAAATAAAACGCCGTGCGATATCTTCTGCATCGTCAAGTCCTTTGCTGCGTACAATCTGCACGATCTGATGACAATATCGCCAAGTAAAGACTTATCCCCACCCCCCTTAAAAGAGAGCGAATCGTCTTTAAAGAAAGTTTCCACTCATTTTAGAAAAAGAAAAGTAAAATCGTTAGAACTCAAAAAAGGGCAGTAACTGGTAATCTTTTTGTTTTTAACTTTTAATGATTTGTATTTTACAGATCAAAAATTTTTATATTAAGTTGCAACTTAAAAAATATCTGCTAAAATAAAAGAAGCTTGAGGGAGATTTTTTGGCATTTCCCCCACCCCCGCCAAAAAATCTGCTCTCAAGCTGCGTGGGCACATAGCTCAGTTGGTAGAGCAGCTGACTCTTAATCAGCGGGTCCAAGGTTCGAACCCTTGTGTGCCCACCACGACTAAAAATGATATTTCCTCCCAGAAATTTAATTGCATTTTTTTCCTACAATCATGCTAAAGATAAAAGTCTGATTTTAGGAAAAATAGCATTATATTTTGGAAAATCTATTATTTTCCAAGTTTTATCTTGATGAAAATATTTGTGGGCGGTTCTTTATTGCAATGAAAATTCACTATCTCATTTCTTCTCTCGAAGATAGCGAGGCTATTCGTGCGTTGCCAGCCATTTGCAAAATCTTTTATGAACTTGGTCATGAGATCTCTCTTTATATCCTTTCGCCACCATCTGATTATTTACCTCATGAATTGCGCACGTCACTCCTTGAAGGTTTGACAAATATTTATTGCAAACATTTATTTGAGACCAAAAAAAATCTATTCGCCTGCTGTAATGCTGTCACAGGAATTTTACGCCGTAATCCACCGGATTTCTTAATAACCTCTCAGAAAATGGCAACCATAGCAGGGCAAATCTCAGGGCATTTTCTTAATATTCCTGTTGTCAGCTGGAAACACGGTACCGATGATGAAAAATTCTTTCAAACCAGACAGCGTTTCAGCCGTTTTTGGATTGCTGACTCTTCGGCAACACGCCTCTATCTGCAAAAAAAGATAAAAATTCCAAGTGATAATATTTTCACATGGCCAACATATCAGCCCCCAAGAACTTTGCTTTGGTCTGCTGAAAAAAGAGAGTATTGGCGTGGTACAGAAGCGCTGCGCTTGGGCTTTCTAGCTTCGGATCACAATAAGAAAAGCAAAACCTGCCTTATTAAAGCGCTCTCTTTACTCAAAAAAAATCACCCTAATCTTTCTCAAGAAATTTCTCTTTTAATTGCCTATGATCCCGCCGCATCAAACTATCGCAGAACCCTTAAAAAACCGGGACTTTCAGGCCGATACTCCCGAAATCTTGCCAAATTAAGAGATCTCCATATAGAAGAAATTCAGGGAAATTTAACCACTTTTTATCTTCATGCGGATATTT
The sequence above is drawn from the Acetobacteraceae bacterium genome and encodes:
- the rsmG gene encoding 16S rRNA (guanine(527)-N(7))-methyltransferase RsmG gives rise to the protein MTQTSSLTETCVPRETIHALPDFELSIGTKQRLKQFEEITQEWNKKINLVSHKDVEHLWERHIKDSLRIVPLIPKNVAVNDLGSGGGFPGVIIAIANDNPVTMIESDQRKCAFLREASRLCGAKTKIVPSRLEEVKAPPAPVVTARALAPLPRLLEWAAPFLEEGGTCLFFKGRNAADEIKNSYKDWDFQLETFQKKGDEGVILKITHLQRKNG
- a CDS encoding ParA family protein encodes the protein MLTDGFPENARIIAIANQKGGVGKTTTAVNLAAALGNNIKTLLVDLDPQGNASTGLGIPYEARNEGTYAALAGEIPAQHLTMPTSVYNLDILPASNDLAGTEMALANDEYRLTRLKDALEPLREHYGAIIIDCPPSLGLLTVNALNASDRVLVPLQCEFFALEGLAQLLHSIDRIQQSINPRLALAGILLTMYDRRNRLSTEVLEETRSNFGNLVFRTLVPRNVRISEAQSHGTPVTLHDSSSTGAGAYRRLAAELIARVKEDDLP
- a CDS encoding ParB/RepB/Spo0J family partition protein translates to MTKANPAALSHAPNANRPVTSAPPSRLGRGLSMLLGDNSGNKHHIPDIALEKIIPGPFQPRKIMAEGELQKLSDSIKENGVLQPVLARPHPEKAGFFQLIAGERRFRASQKAGLKTIPAHIRQMGEKEALAAALVENLQRSNLNPIEEAEGLERMRETCKMSQAQIAQAVGKSRSRIANNLRLLSLPEAVKQALRDGTISQGHGVALLGCTRPDAALKQVLSLHLNVRQTEELAAKGNFPSETKKLENTSIRQADLKQRAAKLANSLEKGLGLDRFGLKASVQLKQEGSKGGTLKLSWKNQEQLDALLKQLGK
- a CDS encoding DUF4186 domain-containing protein → MAAGKKPESFISKALKNSTKSDKPSATPDLAKAKKKQANAKNKGKTPLLRDSEKLFETALDRLKKSKFRASFHLSRILREYAEEKGPARLQEHAAAFIQERLAPAFIPNDGKQTPLKGHPVFIAQHACACCCRGCLYKWYHIPKNRELSAKEQKQIIALLLKWMRQEMQKDLPPSLNRQIKATKNKAKSSPENLDLFR
- a CDS encoding glycosyltransferase family 4 protein, giving the protein MKIHYLISSLEDSEAIRALPAICKIFYELGHEISLYILSPPSDYLPHELRTSLLEGLTNIYCKHLFETKKNLFACCNAVTGILRRNPPDFLITSQKMATIAGQISGHFLNIPVVSWKHGTDDEKFFQTRQRFSRFWIADSSATRLYLQKKIKIPSDNIFTWPTYQPPRTLLWSAEKREYWRGTEALRLGFLASDHNKKSKTCLIKALSLLKKNHPNLSQEISLLIAYDPAASNYRRTLKKPGLSGRYSRNLAKLRDLHIEEIQGNLTTFYLHADILVQPAYTLEEPLHLYEAMTAGMPVITSPFPEMNRALNGGRNGTLLSKTSPALLAEAIHFYLKTPDLIRKKGQNAHSWIKMTYNRQNFVETGKEIIQKMEEILLAEKQQKLTSAVPSLTFNKN